The Haloplanus sp. GDY1 genomic sequence CCCGAGGCCGAGATCCTGGCCGGCGGGCACAGCCTGCTGCCGACGATGAAGTCCGGGCTCGCCAGCCCGGACCTCCTCGTCGACATCGGGTCGGTCGAGGGGCTCCAGGGGATCGACGCCGACGGCGACGTCGTCTCAATCGGCGCGCTGACGACCTACGCGACGGTCGCCGACCACGACGCCGTCCGGGAGACCGTCGAAGTGCTCGCGGAGGCGGCTCACGCCGTCGGCGACGTGCAGGTCCGGAACCGCGGCACCATCGGCGGCAACCTCGCGCACGCCGACCCCGCCTCGGACCTCCCGGCGGCGGCCCTCGCGGCGGACGCGACGATGGTCGTCCAGGGTCCGGACGGGGAGCGCCGGGTCGACGCCGACGACTTCTTCTTCGGCATGTACGCCACCGACGTGGGCGAGGACGAACTCCTCACGCGCGTGGAGTTCCCCGCCCGGCCCGACGCGGCCGGCGCCTACGCGAAGAAGCCGAGTCCGTCCTCCGGGTACGCGATGGTCGGCGTCGCCGTGTCGCTGTCCGTCGACGCGGGCCTCGTCGAGGACGCGGGCGTCGCCGCCAACGGCGTGATGGACCACGGCGTCCGCCTCGACCCCGTCGAGGAGGCGCTCGTGGGGACGACTCCCGACGCCGACGTCGTCGCCGAGGCGGCCGCGAGCGCCGCGGACGACCTCGACGAGATGATGATGATGGACGACCTGCAGGCCTCCGCCGAGTTCCGCGCCCAGTTGCTGGAGTCCTACACCGAGCGTGCGATCCGGGAGGCCGGCGACGGCACCGGGGTACTCGCCGGATCGGCGTAATCCCCGCCCGCCGGTATCGCCC encodes the following:
- a CDS encoding FAD binding domain-containing protein, with protein sequence MYPDEFDYRSPETVEAAIDLLADHPEAEILAGGHSLLPTMKSGLASPDLLVDIGSVEGLQGIDADGDVVSIGALTTYATVADHDAVRETVEVLAEAAHAVGDVQVRNRGTIGGNLAHADPASDLPAAALAADATMVVQGPDGERRVDADDFFFGMYATDVGEDELLTRVEFPARPDAAGAYAKKPSPSSGYAMVGVAVSLSVDAGLVEDAGVAANGVMDHGVRLDPVEEALVGTTPDADVVAEAAASAADDLDEMMMMDDLQASAEFRAQLLESYTERAIREAGDGTGVLAGSA